A stretch of Arachis hypogaea cultivar Tifrunner chromosome 15, arahy.Tifrunner.gnm2.J5K5, whole genome shotgun sequence DNA encodes these proteins:
- the LOC112748318 gene encoding cyclin-D5-1-like: MGSSLTATSFSLSSLMCEEEGEACFFEDNYDDENEHTGIVFHEEDEEEYIEYLFSQETAFGFHNHDDCSAARFWLRTARFDAIDWIFNTQAKLGFKVHTAYLSVSYFDRFLSKRSIDESKPWAIQLLSVACLSLAAKMEEQNVPPLSEYPIVEYRFESKVIKNMELLILATLDWKMGSSSPTPFSYLHYFLTKFCPGSNSHTIITKATQHIVAMVKDVNLMDQRPSIIASAAILAAVDATLTRKTMDLRIRKISSWGNLESGDVFSCYNLIQEKRRNKVKTPCSNLMSNQSNSTCVLENQSDTTCSGVKRKLSFQDTEETENYKKLHRH; the protein is encoded by the exons atgggGAGCTCTCTCACTGCCACCTCTTTTTCTTTGTCAAGTCTAATGTGTGAAGAAGAAGGTGAAGCTTGCTTCTTTGAAGACAACTATGATGATGAAAATGAACACACTGGGATTGTTTTtcatgaggaagatgaagaggaatacATTGAGTATTTGTTCAGCCAAGAAACTGCTTTTGGATTCCACAATCATGATGATTGCTCCGCCGCCAGATTCTGGTTGAGGACTGCTCGTTTTGATGCCATTGATTGGATTTTCAAT ACACAGGCCAAACTTGGATTCAAAGTTCACACAGCTTATTTATCAGTCTCCTACTTTGATCGGTTTCTTTCAAAACGATCCATTGAT GAATCAAAACCTTGGGCTATTCAATTATTATCGGTAGCATGCTTATCTCTTGCAGCAAAAATGGAAGAGCAAAATGTGCCTCCTCTCTCTGAATATCCAATAGTTGAATACAGATTTGAGAGCAAAGTGATTAAGAACATGGAGCTTCTGATTCTTGCTACCTTGGATTGGAAAATgggatcatcatcaccaactccTTTTTCTTATCTCCATTACTTTCTCACAAAGTTCTGCCCTGGATCCAATTCACACACAATCATCACAAAAGCCACCCAACACATTGTAGCCATGGTCAAAG ATgttaatttgatggatcaacgGCCATCTATAATAGCCTCCGCTGCAATATTAGCAGCAGTTGATGCTACATTAACAAGAAAGACCATGGATCTTAGGATAAGAAAAATCTCATCTTGGGGCAATCTAGAAAGT GGAGATGTATTTTCCTGTTATAATCTTATACAGGAAAAGAGGAGGAACAAAGTTAAGACCCCTTGCTCGAATTTAATGTCAAACCAATCGAACTCCACGTGTGTTCTTGAGAATCAATCTGACACCACTTGTTCCGGAGTTAAGAGAAAACTTTCTTTTCAGGACACTGAGGAAACTGAAAACTACAAGAAGCTACATCGTCACTAG